One part of the Tachysurus vachellii isolate PV-2020 chromosome 6, HZAU_Pvac_v1, whole genome shotgun sequence genome encodes these proteins:
- the LOC132846753 gene encoding deoxycytidylate deaminase-like: protein MAVALMFSKKSPDPNTKVGACVVNEEKKIVGVGFNRMPDGCEDKFPWAREATNRLENKHVYVCHAELNAIMNKTSVDVKGCTIYVTLFPCNECAKVIIQSGIKEVVYLSNKYAERVETIASDRLLKGAGIGQRQFDLKKDLSALLNSIDPFAE from the exons ATGGCTGTTGCTCTGATGTTTTCCAAGAAGAGCCCTGATCCTAACACAAAG GTGGGTGCGTGCGTCGtaaatgaggagaaaaaaattgtTGGAGTCGGTTTCAACAGAATGCCTGATGGCTGTGAGGATAAGTTTCCATGGGCGCGTGAAGCTACAAACAGACTGGAGAATAAACACGTGTATG TGTGTCATGCGGAGCTGAATGCCATCATGAACAAAACCTCAGTGGATGTGAAAGGATGCACCATTTATGTCACTCTGTTTCCCTGTAACGAGTGTGCTAAGGTCATCATCCaatcag GTATAAAAGAGGTGGTTTATTTATCCAATAAATATGCTGAAAGAGTAGAAACAATAGCTTCTGACCGACTGCTGAAGGGAGCAGGTATTGGGCAAAG gcAGTTTGACTTAAAGAAGGATCTCTCTGCCCTGCTGAACTCCATCGATCCCTTTGCTGAGTGA